One Candidatus Ornithobacterium hominis genomic region harbors:
- a CDS encoding serine O-acetyltransferase — protein MSSELSQNIIKNYEEEYEKVPEKNKLFDWLNDLIQILFPYQKTSEQEINSRIQSSKKLFQHLVLNVGITEENAEQYTAVMYENLIQVHQDLLQDAKEFLKKDPAAQCLGEVLHTYPGFYAIAIYRLAHLIHQKLQLTYWPRMLTEYTHSKTGIDIHPAAEIGVPFLIDHGTGVVIGETCKIGKYVNIYQGVTLGAMQVEKSMQNMKRHPTIEDHVVIYANATILGGSTIIGNHSIIGGNVFLTKSVDPYSIVYTKSDAKVKNIKTENNPINFMI, from the coding sequence ATGAGTTCAGAACTTTCTCAAAATATAATCAAAAATTACGAGGAGGAATACGAAAAAGTGCCTGAAAAGAATAAATTATTTGATTGGCTAAATGATTTAATTCAAATTCTTTTTCCTTATCAAAAAACATCTGAACAGGAAATTAATTCTAGAATACAGTCGAGCAAAAAATTATTTCAGCATTTGGTGTTGAATGTGGGTATTACTGAAGAAAATGCTGAACAATATACGGCTGTGATGTATGAAAACTTGATACAAGTTCATCAAGATTTGTTGCAAGACGCCAAAGAGTTCCTGAAAAAAGATCCCGCTGCACAGTGTTTGGGCGAAGTGTTACATACCTACCCTGGGTTTTATGCAATTGCAATTTATCGTTTAGCACATTTAATTCATCAAAAATTACAATTAACATATTGGCCGAGAATGCTCACAGAATATACTCACAGCAAAACTGGCATTGATATTCACCCAGCCGCAGAAATTGGTGTTCCGTTTTTGATTGACCACGGAACAGGTGTAGTAATTGGCGAGACTTGTAAAATCGGGAAATATGTAAACATTTACCAAGGAGTGACTCTAGGTGCTATGCAGGTAGAAAAGAGTATGCAAAATATGAAAAGACACCCCACGATAGAAGATCACGTAGTGATTTATGCGAATGCGACGATTTTGGGCGGAAGTACCATCATCGGGAATCACTCCATCATCGGTGGGAATGTGTTTTTGACAAAAAGTGTTGACCCCTATTCCATCGTTTACACAAAGTCTGATGCGAAAGTAAAAAATATAAAAACAGAAAATAACCCTATAAATTTTATGATATGA
- the lpxK gene encoding tetraacyldisaccharide 4'-kinase, translating to MIWRKLLAPLAAMYWVVSGLRNIFYSIGMFPSKKFNKAVIVVGNLNTGGTGKSPHTLYLLNFLRQEFKVGMLSRGYGRKTKGFQIANYESNARTIGDEPMQVFNRFKNRVVVAVGEDRISALKEIFRLFRLDVVVLDDAYQHRRLKTDFNLLLTAFDDPYHKDWPLPMGNLREPIAGASRASAVIVTKCQPDLSMEDKIKFRKDLRLKNHQHIFFSSIIYNDEVISLHQNLSVADLKDYNVILVTGIANDKDFLSFAENHCASVQPMHYPDHYNFSPEDIKQIDEAYANLPEPHLILTTEKDYMRLRSEHRIVQKLYYLPIQIEIDNPIQFQKLVKDYVQKY from the coding sequence ATGATTTGGAGAAAATTATTGGCACCACTGGCAGCGATGTATTGGGTAGTGAGCGGATTAAGAAACATATTTTATTCTATTGGAATGTTTCCTTCCAAGAAATTTAACAAAGCTGTGATTGTCGTTGGTAATTTAAATACGGGCGGAACAGGGAAGTCCCCACACACGCTTTATTTACTTAATTTTCTCAGGCAAGAATTTAAAGTCGGCATGCTTAGCCGAGGATATGGCAGGAAGACCAAAGGATTCCAAATAGCTAATTACGAATCCAATGCGAGAACGATAGGCGATGAACCGATGCAGGTTTTTAACCGATTCAAAAACAGAGTAGTGGTGGCCGTGGGCGAAGACCGTATATCGGCATTGAAAGAGATTTTCCGCCTCTTCAGGCTAGATGTCGTCGTTTTAGATGATGCTTACCAACACCGCAGGTTAAAAACTGATTTCAATCTTTTACTCACCGCTTTTGATGACCCCTACCACAAAGACTGGCCACTACCCATGGGGAATTTGAGAGAGCCCATTGCTGGCGCTTCAAGGGCGAGTGCCGTGATTGTGACCAAATGCCAGCCTGACTTGAGCATGGAAGATAAAATTAAATTTAGAAAAGATTTAAGGCTGAAAAATCATCAACATATATTCTTTTCTTCGATTATTTATAATGATGAGGTCATCTCTTTGCACCAAAATCTATCTGTAGCAGATTTAAAAGATTATAACGTCATTTTAGTTACAGGAATTGCTAATGATAAAGATTTTCTAAGCTTTGCAGAAAATCATTGCGCCAGCGTACAGCCCATGCATTACCCAGATCATTACAACTTTTCGCCAGAAGATATTAAGCAAATAGACGAAGCTTATGCAAATTTACCTGAGCCACACCTTATCTTGACGACAGAAAAAGATTACATGCGATTACGCTCAGAGCATCGAATTGTCCAAAAATTGTATTATCTTCCCATTCAAATTGAAATAGATAACCCAATTCAGTTTCAAAAATTAGTCAAAGATTATGTACAAAAATATTGA
- a CDS encoding purine-nucleoside phosphorylase — MYKNIEEAAQYIQSQISHQPDIAIILGSGLGGLKNEVDIDLKISYQDIPHFLKSTVAGHSGELIFGYFQGKKILMMSGRFHYYEGYDMKQITFPIRVFKKLGIDKLIVSNASGGVNKAFAPGDVMLIRDHINFFPENPLRGKNLDEFGPRFPDMSEPYDLKFLQGLKLVAAERNIPVFEGVYLGLQGPTFETPAEYGMVQRLGADAVGMSTVPEVIVAKHQGMRVAAISVITDVGGPDLKVPVSHEEVLNAANVAMPKVISLVSGFLKNLDQF, encoded by the coding sequence ATGTACAAAAATATTGAAGAAGCAGCTCAATACATTCAATCTCAAATTTCTCATCAACCCGATATTGCCATCATCTTAGGCTCAGGGCTGGGCGGACTGAAAAACGAAGTAGATATTGATTTAAAAATTTCATACCAAGATATACCACATTTTTTGAAATCTACAGTTGCAGGGCATTCAGGTGAATTAATCTTCGGCTATTTTCAAGGAAAAAAAATCTTGATGATGTCGGGCAGATTTCATTACTATGAGGGCTATGATATGAAGCAAATTACATTCCCGATACGTGTTTTTAAAAAATTAGGAATAGATAAACTTATTGTCAGCAATGCCTCGGGGGGAGTCAATAAAGCCTTTGCCCCTGGAGATGTGATGTTGATACGAGACCATATTAACTTTTTCCCTGAAAACCCATTGAGAGGGAAGAATTTAGACGAATTCGGGCCTCGTTTTCCTGATATGAGTGAACCCTATGATTTAAAATTCCTGCAAGGCTTAAAATTAGTAGCAGCAGAAAGGAATATCCCTGTTTTTGAAGGCGTTTATTTAGGTTTGCAAGGGCCGACATTTGAAACCCCAGCCGAATATGGAATGGTGCAGCGATTGGGCGCCGACGCCGTGGGAATGAGTACCGTGCCAGAAGTCATTGTAGCCAAACACCAAGGGATGCGAGTAGCGGCAATTTCTGTGATTACCGATGTGGGCGGGCCAGACTTGAAAGTTCCAGTTTCTCACGAAGAGGTTTTAAACGCTGCCAATGTAGCCATGCCCAAAGTTATTTCATTAGTCAGTGGATTTTTGAAAAATTTAGATCAGTTTTAA
- a CDS encoding FISUMP domain-containing protein, protein MKKLLFSLAVLSAVAVTAQVGINTDTPQATLDISAKDNQKGDLRIEGVKEEKFTQWLLVWDEKDQKVKRTSLSDLKWDIIIVDNKNINYIRETQPDRADEIINKIKQCPPENIIFDKYFGGTGVYDFVYCATTVSGDGYNKTWLNLNLGAEYANIHSPNFNPTVNKTGETIHDDENLYGSYYQWQRESDGHERKNSGKTIEKAYSWTSIGDSSRGKFITSQDGNWVENGEGASGLDLELWRAGVINSPCPSGYHVPTLEEWQELLNAVGSNQMWRQNKLPNLAAAGYRRYNDGSLERMGSLGYYWSSSAYGSSGAHNMDFSSGSSVAYGGYHRAYGNSVRCLKD, encoded by the coding sequence ATGAAGAAATTATTATTTTCTTTAGCCGTGTTATCAGCGGTTGCGGTCACCGCTCAGGTGGGCATTAACACAGATACTCCACAGGCGACATTAGACATCAGCGCAAAAGACAACCAAAAAGGTGACTTGCGCATAGAAGGTGTTAAGGAGGAAAAATTTACCCAATGGCTTTTAGTTTGGGATGAAAAAGACCAAAAGGTGAAGCGTACAAGCCTCTCAGACCTCAAATGGGATATAATAATAGTAGATAATAAGAATATAAATTATATCCGCGAAACTCAGCCAGACAGAGCAGATGAGATCATCAATAAAATCAAACAATGTCCGCCAGAAAACATAATTTTTGATAAGTACTTTGGTGGTACCGGCGTATATGATTTTGTGTATTGCGCCACAACTGTAAGCGGAGACGGTTACAATAAAACATGGCTCAACCTCAACCTTGGAGCAGAATACGCCAACATCCATAGTCCTAATTTTAACCCTACCGTTAATAAAACAGGAGAAACTATCCACGACGACGAAAATCTTTATGGTTCATATTATCAATGGCAGCGAGAGAGTGATGGGCATGAGCGTAAGAATTCAGGAAAAACCATTGAAAAAGCCTATAGTTGGACAAGCATTGGCGATTCATCAAGAGGGAAGTTTATTACTTCTCAAGACGGTAACTGGGTTGAGAATGGTGAAGGTGCATCAGGTTTAGATTTAGAGTTGTGGAGAGCAGGAGTAATTAATAGCCCTTGTCCGTCTGGTTACCATGTTCCGACGCTAGAGGAGTGGCAGGAATTACTCAATGCTGTAGGAAGTAATCAAATGTGGAGACAGAATAAGTTGCCAAACCTTGCAGCTGCTGGCTACCGTCGCTATAACGATGGTTCACTGGAACGCATGGGTTCTCTCGGGTACTACTGGAGTAGCTCGGCTTACGGCAGTAGCGGCGCTCACAACATGGACTTCAGCAGTGGCAGCAGCGTTGCGTACGGCGGCTACCACCGAGCTTACGGCAACAGCGTGCGTTGCCTCAAGGATTAA
- a CDS encoding urocanate hydratase, whose product MTTFQDKIKEGIPKELPPKQKRDESVPHAPVRKKILNQEERKLAIKNALRYFPKDWHQELAQEFADELDTYGRIYMYRFRPDYEMKARDIAEYPGKSEQAKAIMLMIQNNLDPAVAQHPHELITYGGNGAVFQNWAQYLLTMQYLSEITDEQTLHMYSGHPLGVFPSHKDAPRVVVTNGMMIPNYSQPDDWERFNALGVTQYGQMTAGSYMYIGPQGIVHGTTITVMNAFRKILNQNETPKGKLFLTAGLGGMSGAQPKAGNIAGCITVCAEVNPAASRKRHDQGWVDELIDDLDELVQRVKLAQTNGKVVSIAFNGNVVDVWEKFLDENIHVHVGSDQTSLHNPWSGGYYPVGVSFEEANELIAHQPEKFKALVEESLRRQANAINAHAKRGTYFFDYGNAFLLEASRAGADIKGENGKEFKYPSYVQDILGPMCFDYGFGPFRWVCASGKAEDLAKTDEIALRVMQEIKAKAPVEIQQQMADNIQWIAHALENKLVVGSQARILYADAEGRTKIAQAFNEAIANGEISAPVVLGRDHHDVSGTDSPYRETSNIYDGSRFTADMAMHNVIGDSFRGATWVSIHNGGGVGWGEVINGGFGMLLDGTPEAKKRLKSMLFYDVNNGIARRAWARNDEALFAIQREMQRSPELKVTIPNLVDDEVLEQL is encoded by the coding sequence ATGACAACTTTTCAAGATAAAATCAAAGAGGGAATCCCAAAAGAATTACCCCCGAAACAAAAAAGAGACGAAAGCGTTCCCCATGCCCCCGTCCGTAAAAAAATATTGAACCAAGAGGAAAGAAAATTAGCCATTAAAAATGCTTTGCGATATTTCCCCAAAGATTGGCATCAAGAATTGGCTCAAGAATTTGCTGATGAATTAGATACTTATGGCAGAATTTATATGTATCGTTTCCGTCCAGATTATGAAATGAAAGCCAGAGATATTGCTGAATATCCTGGAAAATCAGAACAAGCTAAGGCAATTATGCTGATGATTCAGAATAATTTAGACCCAGCAGTAGCTCAGCATCCACATGAATTGATTACCTATGGCGGGAACGGTGCTGTGTTCCAAAATTGGGCTCAATATCTGCTAACGATGCAATATCTTTCAGAGATCACTGATGAGCAAACTTTGCACATGTATTCTGGTCACCCGCTGGGGGTTTTCCCTTCGCACAAAGATGCTCCACGCGTTGTGGTAACCAACGGAATGATGATCCCAAATTACTCTCAACCAGATGATTGGGAGAGATTCAATGCATTAGGCGTTACACAATACGGACAAATGACGGCGGGAAGTTACATGTACATCGGCCCGCAAGGAATCGTGCACGGAACTACAATTACAGTAATGAATGCTTTCAGAAAAATCCTAAACCAGAACGAAACACCAAAAGGCAAATTATTCTTGACGGCTGGCTTGGGCGGAATGTCTGGAGCTCAACCCAAAGCAGGAAATATCGCAGGTTGTATTACCGTATGCGCTGAAGTGAATCCTGCAGCGAGCAGAAAACGCCACGATCAAGGCTGGGTGGATGAATTAATAGATGATTTGGATGAATTAGTGCAACGAGTGAAATTGGCTCAAACCAATGGGAAAGTCGTTTCTATCGCTTTTAACGGAAATGTGGTGGACGTTTGGGAAAAGTTTTTAGATGAAAATATCCACGTGCACGTAGGTTCAGACCAAACTTCGTTGCACAACCCATGGTCTGGCGGCTATTATCCTGTTGGAGTTTCGTTTGAAGAAGCCAACGAGCTAATTGCTCATCAGCCAGAAAAATTCAAAGCTTTGGTGGAAGAATCTTTACGAAGACAAGCCAACGCCATCAACGCCCACGCCAAAAGAGGAACGTATTTCTTTGATTACGGAAATGCTTTTTTGCTAGAAGCATCACGGGCAGGAGCAGATATTAAAGGCGAAAACGGGAAAGAATTTAAATACCCAAGCTATGTACAAGACATCCTAGGCCCGATGTGTTTTGATTACGGATTTGGCCCGTTCCGTTGGGTTTGCGCCTCGGGCAAAGCAGAAGATTTAGCCAAAACTGATGAAATTGCATTGCGAGTAATGCAAGAAATCAAAGCTAAAGCTCCAGTAGAAATTCAGCAACAAATGGCCGATAATATTCAGTGGATAGCACACGCTTTAGAAAATAAACTGGTGGTAGGTTCACAAGCCAGAATTTTGTATGCCGATGCCGAAGGAAGAACCAAAATCGCTCAAGCATTCAATGAAGCCATTGCCAATGGAGAAATTTCTGCACCAGTGGTTTTGGGTAGAGACCACCACGACGTCAGCGGAACAGATTCGCCCTACAGAGAAACCAGCAACATCTATGACGGCTCACGATTCACGGCAGATATGGCGATGCACAATGTGATTGGCGACAGCTTCCGCGGAGCCACTTGGGTGAGCATTCACAATGGTGGAGGCGTTGGCTGGGGAGAAGTCATCAACGGTGGATTTGGAATGCTTTTGGACGGAACACCCGAAGCCAAAAAACGCTTGAAGTCCATGCTCTTCTATGATGTAAATAACGGCATCGCCCGCAGAGCTTGGGCAAGAAATGATGAAGCTCTTTTTGCCATCCAAAGAGAAATGCAACGCTCACCAGAACTGAAAGTTACGATTCCTAACTTGGTGGATGATGAGGTTTTGGAACAGTTGTAA
- a CDS encoding polysaccharide deacetylase family protein, whose protein sequence is MRNTLLIFSFLAITFGCKNTVENNAPDKIILTEHIDLQQLTDSIQIKKLQVGSEGSKEKNLFHASFAKTFYSFVNENEENFVQSYLNEFKEATKDINANAPSGIDFVQHFEIIDKNTRFLSFLIERNTSLGNNYNHQYFTHVYDVKNEKLIIFSDLFPRENFKKIVNTIQAKAEKNIKEKISQNLTEKDKKVMWENNIETFQQGTVANDENYNAFSWDESGNLKIYFNKYQISSGDLGALEVTLSPDEYSDLLSPNYQSLLHIQPKKEEYETEQTTITQVLPTDDIDCGEVPCVALTFDDGPSNYTPQLLDILKENEAKATFFVLGKSAKIQQNTIQRIHAEGHQIGNHSWDHKDLKKLSRSGIEHQIFDTNKVIKDITGVEPTILRPPYGSYNDLVKSTAKLPIILWDLDPLDWKDRNSKTVAERMSKGKPNGILLAHDIHKSTVDAMPTVIKNLKAKGYHLVTIDQLFSGKTLKSGQVYNQRK, encoded by the coding sequence ATGAGAAACACATTATTAATCTTTTCATTTTTAGCCATCACTTTTGGCTGCAAAAACACAGTTGAAAACAATGCTCCTGATAAAATTATATTAACAGAACATATTGATTTACAACAATTAACCGATAGCATTCAAATCAAAAAATTGCAAGTAGGCTCTGAAGGCTCAAAGGAAAAAAATCTTTTTCATGCTTCTTTTGCTAAAACTTTTTATTCGTTCGTTAACGAAAATGAAGAAAATTTTGTTCAATCATATTTAAATGAATTTAAAGAAGCTACCAAAGACATTAATGCAAACGCTCCGTCTGGCATTGATTTCGTTCAGCATTTTGAAATTATTGATAAAAACACTCGTTTTCTTTCTTTTTTGATTGAAAGAAATACGTCTTTGGGCAATAATTACAACCATCAATATTTCACGCACGTTTATGATGTGAAAAATGAAAAATTGATTATTTTTTCTGATTTATTTCCGAGAGAAAATTTCAAAAAAATAGTCAATACAATTCAAGCTAAAGCTGAAAAAAACATCAAAGAAAAAATCAGCCAAAATCTAACTGAAAAAGATAAAAAAGTGATGTGGGAAAATAATATTGAAACTTTTCAGCAAGGTACTGTAGCTAATGATGAAAATTATAATGCTTTTTCTTGGGATGAATCTGGAAATTTAAAAATTTATTTCAATAAATATCAAATCTCTTCAGGCGATTTAGGAGCGCTTGAGGTAACTTTAAGTCCTGATGAATACAGCGATTTATTAAGTCCAAACTATCAATCTCTATTGCACATTCAGCCAAAAAAAGAGGAATATGAAACAGAACAAACCACAATTACACAAGTCTTACCCACGGATGATATAGATTGTGGAGAAGTGCCGTGCGTTGCCTTGACTTTTGATGATGGGCCATCAAATTACACACCTCAGTTGCTGGATATTTTGAAGGAAAACGAAGCTAAAGCTACTTTTTTTGTTTTAGGGAAATCGGCTAAAATTCAGCAAAATACGATTCAGCGTATCCATGCAGAAGGTCACCAAATCGGGAACCACAGCTGGGACCACAAAGATTTAAAGAAATTAAGCCGCTCAGGAATTGAGCATCAAATTTTTGATACCAATAAAGTAATTAAAGACATCACAGGTGTGGAACCCACTATTTTACGCCCGCCGTATGGTTCATACAATGATTTAGTGAAGTCTACAGCTAAATTACCTATTATTCTATGGGATTTAGACCCATTGGATTGGAAAGACAGAAATTCCAAAACGGTGGCTGAACGCATGAGCAAAGGGAAGCCCAACGGAATTTTATTGGCTCACGATATTCATAAATCTACCGTGGATGCGATGCCAACCGTGATTAAAAATCTTAAGGCTAAGGGTTATCATTTAGTTACAATAGATCAGCTTTTCTCTGGGAAAACATTGAAAAGCGGACAAGTCTATAATCAAAGAAAATAA
- the hutI gene encoding imidazolonepropionase: MKLIGPFAQVLTMSDLPLKGALKDEQLEIKTNAGILIDKEKIQIIDDFDVLKSQNPEAEIVKITGKKVALPGFVDSHTHICWGGTRAKDFAMRNAGKSYLDIAKEGGGIWSTVLNTRKASQEELAQIIIKRADYLLKQGITTVEVKSGYGLSVESELKMLRAIKEANQYTKQNLISTCLAAHTLPKDFDGTHQQYLESIENELFPILVEENLTKRIDAFIEEEAFDAKVTIPYFEKAKDLGFDITVHADQFSTGGSEIAVQVGAVSADHLEVSTAKEIELLANSDTVATALPGASLGLGCPFTPARALLDAGACLAIASDWNPGSAPQGNIIAQAAILASFQKLSNAEVLAGVTARAAYALRAEKFGSLIEGNQANFTIFDADNYQEITYQQGRLLPEMVYINGEKVFVN; encoded by the coding sequence ATGAAACTTATTGGTCCGTTTGCACAGGTTTTAACAATGTCTGATTTACCTTTGAAAGGAGCATTGAAAGACGAACAACTTGAAATTAAAACCAATGCAGGAATTTTAATAGATAAAGAAAAAATTCAAATCATTGATGATTTTGATGTATTAAAATCTCAAAATCCTGAGGCTGAAATCGTGAAAATCACAGGTAAAAAAGTAGCTTTACCTGGTTTTGTAGATAGCCATACGCACATTTGCTGGGGTGGAACGCGCGCTAAAGATTTTGCGATGAGAAATGCAGGAAAATCCTATTTAGACATCGCCAAAGAAGGCGGCGGAATCTGGAGCACCGTGCTAAATACCCGAAAAGCCAGCCAAGAGGAATTAGCTCAAATCATCATCAAAAGAGCAGATTATTTATTAAAACAAGGCATCACCACCGTTGAGGTGAAAAGTGGCTATGGGCTTTCGGTGGAATCTGAACTGAAAATGTTACGTGCCATCAAAGAAGCCAATCAGTATACGAAGCAAAATTTGATTTCCACTTGTTTGGCTGCTCATACTCTGCCTAAAGATTTTGACGGAACGCATCAACAATACTTGGAATCAATTGAAAATGAATTGTTTCCGATTTTAGTTGAAGAAAATTTAACGAAAAGGATAGACGCTTTTATAGAAGAAGAAGCGTTTGATGCCAAAGTTACGATTCCGTATTTTGAAAAAGCTAAAGATTTAGGTTTTGATATTACGGTGCATGCCGACCAATTTTCAACGGGAGGGAGCGAAATTGCTGTGCAAGTTGGTGCCGTGAGTGCCGACCACTTGGAGGTGAGCACAGCCAAGGAAATTGAGCTTTTAGCCAATTCAGATACAGTAGCTACCGCTTTACCAGGAGCTTCACTGGGCTTGGGGTGTCCGTTCACGCCAGCTCGTGCATTGTTGGATGCTGGAGCTTGTTTGGCGATTGCCTCCGACTGGAATCCAGGTTCCGCTCCACAGGGAAATATAATTGCACAAGCTGCGATTTTAGCAAGTTTCCAAAAATTGAGCAATGCCGAGGTTTTGGCTGGGGTTACTGCCAGAGCTGCTTACGCTTTGCGGGCTGAAAAATTTGGGAGTTTGATAGAAGGAAATCAAGCCAATTTCACTATTTTTGACGCGGATAACTATCAAGAAATCACCTATCAACAAGGACGTTTATTGCCAGAAATGGTTTACATCAATGGCGAAAAAGTTTTTGTGAATTAA
- the hutH gene encoding histidine ammonia-lyase — protein sequence MNQPFKLGEENLNVETCIQIIRKEKGILLTEKSKQIINESAQRVENIVNSDQTVYGINTGFGPLCTVKITKEETRKLQENILKSHAVGVGNPLEDNLVRLMLLTKLHALSKGFSGIQLQTVERIQFLFENDILPQVPAQGSVGASGDLAPLSHLFLPLIGLGKVKFKNEIVATEKVYQELNLKPIDLGAKEGLALINGTQFILAHAVWGVHRMGDTLENADLIGALMLDALKGSTSPFKKELHEIRPYEGTQQVAENLRNYLADSEIPASHKNCDRVQDPYSLRCMPQVHGASRNAWKHLKELTEIELNAVTDNPIITLDGEAISGGNFHGQPLAMVLDYAALATAELGNIADRRVYLSLEGEKVGQPKLLLKETGLNSGFMIWQYTTAALVTENKSLLFPASGDSVPTSMGQEDHVSMGSISGRKLHMILDNVEKIQAIELLTACQALDFNRPLKTSPILEKIHSKVREIVPFFEKDEFFGEYIEKGIKLIQKGNLKK from the coding sequence ATGAATCAACCATTTAAGCTAGGCGAAGAAAATTTAAATGTTGAAACTTGCATTCAAATTATTCGTAAAGAGAAAGGAATTCTTTTGACAGAAAAATCCAAACAAATCATCAATGAATCTGCACAACGTGTTGAAAATATTGTCAATTCAGACCAAACGGTTTACGGCATAAATACTGGTTTTGGCCCGCTTTGCACAGTGAAAATCACTAAAGAAGAAACGCGTAAACTGCAAGAAAATATTTTGAAATCTCATGCTGTTGGCGTAGGAAATCCATTGGAAGATAACTTGGTGAGATTAATGCTTTTAACCAAATTACACGCACTCTCCAAGGGCTTTTCTGGCATTCAATTGCAAACCGTAGAGAGAATCCAATTTTTGTTTGAAAATGATATTTTGCCACAAGTTCCAGCGCAAGGCTCTGTTGGTGCATCGGGTGATTTAGCTCCGCTTTCACATTTATTTTTGCCATTGATTGGTCTTGGAAAAGTGAAATTCAAAAATGAAATTGTTGCTACAGAAAAAGTATATCAAGAATTGAATTTAAAACCGATTGATTTAGGAGCAAAAGAAGGTTTGGCTTTGATTAACGGAACGCAATTTATTTTAGCCCACGCCGTTTGGGGTGTTCACCGAATGGGAGACACTTTAGAAAACGCTGATTTAATCGGTGCGTTGATGCTAGATGCATTAAAAGGTTCTACTTCGCCTTTCAAAAAAGAATTGCATGAAATTCGTCCGTATGAGGGCACTCAACAAGTGGCAGAAAATTTAAGAAATTACTTAGCCGATTCAGAAATTCCAGCTTCGCACAAAAATTGCGATAGAGTACAAGACCCCTACTCTTTGCGTTGTATGCCGCAAGTCCACGGAGCGAGTAGAAATGCTTGGAAACACTTGAAGGAACTGACTGAAATTGAATTAAATGCCGTAACGGATAACCCCATTATTACCCTTGACGGAGAAGCAATTTCTGGCGGAAATTTCCATGGGCAACCCTTGGCAATGGTTTTGGATTACGCAGCTTTAGCTACCGCAGAATTAGGAAACATAGCTGATAGAAGAGTTTACTTAAGCTTAGAAGGCGAAAAAGTTGGTCAACCCAAATTATTGCTGAAAGAAACAGGTTTGAATTCTGGTTTTATGATTTGGCAATACACCACGGCAGCCTTGGTTACCGAAAACAAATCCTTGCTTTTCCCCGCCAGCGGAGATTCTGTGCCAACCTCTATGGGGCAAGAAGACCATGTGAGTATGGGAAGCATTTCGGGCAGAAAATTGCATATGATTTTAGATAATGTAGAAAAAATTCAAGCGATAGAACTGCTCACAGCTTGTCAAGCTTTAGATTTTAACCGTCCGTTGAAAACTTCACCAATTTTAGAAAAAATTCATTCAAAAGTGAGAGAAATTGTTCCGTTTTTTGAAAAAGACGAATTTTTTGGTGAATATATAGAAAAGGGAATTAAATTGATTCAAAAAGGAAATTTAAAAAAATAA
- the lptB gene encoding LPS export ABC transporter ATP-binding protein: MILKGENLIKNYGKKRVVKDVSLSVEQGQIIGLLGPNGAGKTTTFYMIVGLIKPTEGKVFLNDDNITRNAMYRRAQKGIGYLAQEASVFRKLSVEDNIMSVLEMMKLSKKERITRRDELIAEFGLEHVRHNRGDLLSGGERRRTEIARALAVDPKFILLDEPFAGVDPIAVEDIQKIVRSLVKKNIGILITDHNVQQTLAITDKTYIMFEGRILKEGSPEELANDPDVRRVYLGENFRFEKI, translated from the coding sequence ATGATACTAAAAGGAGAAAACTTAATTAAAAACTACGGTAAAAAAAGAGTTGTAAAAGATGTCTCGCTCAGTGTGGAGCAAGGGCAGATTATCGGTTTACTAGGGCCAAACGGTGCTGGTAAAACAACGACTTTTTATATGATTGTAGGCTTGATAAAACCAACCGAGGGTAAAGTTTTCTTAAATGATGATAACATTACTAGAAACGCCATGTATCGCCGAGCCCAAAAGGGAATCGGCTACTTGGCACAAGAAGCTTCTGTCTTCAGAAAACTATCGGTAGAAGATAACATCATGAGCGTGCTAGAGATGATGAAACTTTCTAAAAAAGAAAGAATCACCCGCCGCGATGAGTTGATTGCAGAATTTGGCTTAGAACACGTACGCCATAATCGTGGCGATTTACTCTCGGGAGGCGAACGCAGAAGAACTGAAATAGCACGTGCATTGGCCGTTGATCCTAAGTTCATTTTATTAGACGAGCCTTTTGCTGGGGTCGACCCGATTGCGGTAGAAGATATTCAAAAAATTGTGCGTTCACTGGTGAAAAAGAATATAGGTATCTTAATTACAGACCATAACGTTCAGCAAACTTTAGCTATTACAGATAAAACTTACATCATGTTTGAAGGACGAATACTAAAAGAAGGAAGCCCAGAAGAATTAGCAAACGACCCTGATGTTCGTCGGGTTTATTTGGGCGAAAACTTCCGTTTTGAGAAGATTTAG